The Spirosoma radiotolerans genome has a window encoding:
- the prmA gene encoding 50S ribosomal protein L11 methyltransferase, whose protein sequence is MNYSELQLRLSPDYTDILTAELAELGYESFVETDEGLNAYIIEAAFNEQAVQELIGKYAAQTAIAYEVNSLEKRNWNAEWERSYEPIEVGVGPESSVRVRASFHTSESTGGSGPFRYDIVIDPKMSFGTGHHETTAMMLEQQLGLDFEGKAVLDVGSGTGILAILAAKMGARDVLAFDIEEWAVENARENAELNDCPQVKVFMGTIANVDPASQYEIILANINRNVLLAEIPTYTHLLTENGHLVVSGFYEQDAADIEQKAVEAGLVMTKRLITNQWTSLSFYKR, encoded by the coding sequence ATGAACTATAGTGAACTTCAATTGCGCCTGTCGCCCGATTACACCGACATCCTTACTGCCGAGTTGGCAGAGCTTGGTTATGAGTCATTTGTGGAAACCGATGAAGGGTTAAACGCTTATATTATCGAGGCTGCTTTTAATGAGCAGGCCGTGCAGGAATTGATTGGTAAATACGCTGCGCAGACAGCAATAGCCTATGAAGTCAATTCGTTAGAAAAACGGAACTGGAATGCCGAATGGGAGCGTAGTTATGAACCAATTGAAGTAGGCGTTGGGCCGGAGTCATCTGTGCGGGTACGGGCGTCTTTTCATACATCGGAAAGTACCGGCGGCTCGGGTCCATTCCGGTACGATATCGTCATAGATCCGAAGATGTCGTTTGGAACGGGCCACCACGAAACCACTGCTATGATGCTTGAACAGCAGCTCGGCCTTGATTTCGAGGGTAAAGCGGTACTCGATGTGGGCAGTGGGACGGGTATTCTGGCGATTCTGGCGGCAAAAATGGGGGCACGCGACGTGCTGGCGTTCGATATTGAAGAATGGGCCGTTGAAAACGCCCGCGAAAATGCCGAACTGAACGATTGTCCGCAAGTGAAGGTGTTTATGGGCACTATTGCTAATGTTGATCCGGCCAGCCAGTACGAAATTATCTTAGCCAACATTAACCGAAACGTGTTGCTGGCCGAAATTCCCACCTACACCCATTTATTAACCGAAAACGGGCATCTGGTTGTCAGCGGTTTCTATGAACAGGATGCCGCTGATATTGAACAAAAGGCCGTTGAGGCTGGCTTGGTCATGACCAAACGGCTAATAACAAATCAATGGACATCTTTATCATTTTACAAACGTTGA
- a CDS encoding cysteine hydrolase family protein, whose translation MTNAFLIIDTQFDFCHPDGALFVPGAEQDVERMAGLIRKHAHQIDHIVVTLDTHHVLDIAHPLFWHDADGKHPSPFTQITAADVDADRWTPRFSAEKARKYVHALEADGQFMHFIWPEHCLIGSRGAALHDTLLDALKDWSSQRDLDYVAVQKGLYPLTEHFGIFRAQVPDPAIPETQLNTDLIADLARFDTVYLMGEAKSHCVANSLKQLLDVAPELVAKLVVVTDCMSDVTGLGHLADPIYAEARTRQVRFVESVSIFSDHSSL comes from the coding sequence ATGACGAATGCTTTTTTGATCATCGACACTCAGTTCGATTTCTGTCATCCAGATGGTGCCTTGTTTGTGCCGGGGGCTGAGCAGGATGTTGAGCGCATGGCAGGCCTGATTCGGAAACACGCCCATCAGATTGACCATATCGTGGTTACGCTCGATACACATCATGTGCTGGATATTGCTCATCCCCTGTTCTGGCATGATGCCGACGGGAAGCACCCGAGCCCATTTACCCAGATTACGGCCGCCGATGTGGATGCTGACCGCTGGACACCCCGTTTTTCGGCAGAAAAAGCCCGCAAATACGTACATGCCCTTGAAGCCGATGGCCAGTTTATGCATTTTATCTGGCCCGAACATTGTTTGATCGGCTCCCGTGGCGCAGCCCTGCACGATACGTTACTCGATGCCCTTAAGGACTGGTCCAGTCAGCGGGATCTCGATTATGTGGCCGTACAAAAAGGATTATATCCGCTGACCGAACATTTCGGTATTTTTCGGGCACAGGTACCGGACCCGGCCATTCCGGAAACGCAACTCAACACGGATCTCATTGCTGATTTAGCCCGCTTCGATACCGTTTACCTTATGGGTGAAGCTAAATCACACTGTGTAGCCAATAGCCTTAAGCAACTTCTGGATGTGGCTCCCGAACTAGTAGCGAAGCTCGTTGTCGTGACCGACTGCATGTCGGATGTAACCGGATTAGGCCACCTTGCCGATCCAATTTATGCCGAAGCACGAACCAGACAAGTGCGTTTTGTTGAGTCAGTCAGCATTTTTTCGGATCACTCATCGCTTTAG
- a CDS encoding LON peptidase substrate-binding domain-containing protein, translated as MEKTLSLFPLNLIVYPGEDLNLHIFEPRYRQLIDECLEEEKTFGIPAFLNNKLPGYGTEMHVTTLHKRYPDGRMDIKSKGLGVFRLVNFENPLSGKLYAGGEVELIEPGDSFSAHSSALIERLERLYELLQIETDYGPSMENLSYRVAHKVGLSIEQEYELLTLETEAERQLFLIQHLNNVLPVVSDMERTKQRIRMNGHFKNLDPLNF; from the coding sequence ATGGAAAAGACGCTTTCGCTGTTCCCGCTTAATCTGATCGTTTATCCGGGCGAGGATTTAAACCTGCATATTTTCGAACCACGCTACCGCCAACTCATCGACGAGTGTCTGGAGGAAGAAAAGACCTTTGGCATCCCCGCCTTTCTGAATAATAAACTGCCCGGTTATGGCACTGAGATGCACGTGACAACACTGCACAAACGATATCCTGATGGCCGGATGGACATTAAATCGAAAGGATTGGGTGTTTTTCGGTTGGTGAACTTCGAAAACCCCCTTTCTGGAAAGCTCTATGCGGGTGGCGAAGTGGAATTAATCGAACCAGGCGACAGCTTTAGTGCACATTCTTCGGCCCTGATCGAGCGACTTGAGCGGCTTTATGAATTATTGCAAATTGAAACGGATTACGGTCCCTCAATGGAGAACCTCTCTTACCGTGTAGCCCACAAAGTTGGCCTATCCATCGAGCAGGAATATGAACTGTTGACCCTCGAAACCGAAGCCGAACGCCAGCTTTTCCTGATCCAACACCTCAATAATGTGTTGCCGGTGGTATCGGATATGGAACGCACCAAGCAACGCATTCGAATGAATGGCCATTTTAAGAATCTTGACCCGCTTAATTTTTAA
- a CDS encoding AI-2E family transporter — protein MNIRSREIELPSYAKLVCVLLSLVVIVYGLHILQGLLIPLVFSILFAVLLFPLANRLEKWRVPRVLAIILCLLLTLGVLTALFWGISIQISNFSEVIPKFVTKGTAYINSLRTFADEKLNIDRQRQVSEIQKYLNQALAEGGTILTTTLLATTSIITNLFLILLFAFFFLLYRDFFRSFFYKVFEDARRSKIDDVMSRIYEVVKDYLAGLVLVILIIGTLMTVGLLILGVDYAVFFGFFGACLVLIPYFGISMGSLLPAAYTLVTQDNPIKALGVIGVFLFVQTLEGNFITPYIVGSKVSINPLAAIIVLILWENVWGLPGLVLALPMTAILKVIFDSVEALKPYGFLIGEAEKPRPPIKNFHEFTEQLPRRAKKVGKVEEKN, from the coding sequence ATGAATATTCGCTCGCGGGAAATTGAACTCCCTTCCTACGCAAAATTAGTCTGCGTACTCTTGTCACTTGTCGTTATTGTTTACGGTCTGCACATACTGCAAGGATTATTAATTCCTTTAGTTTTTTCAATTCTGTTTGCCGTCTTATTATTTCCGCTGGCAAATCGGCTCGAAAAATGGCGTGTGCCCAGAGTATTAGCTATCATTTTGTGTCTGCTACTGACGTTGGGTGTGTTAACCGCTTTGTTTTGGGGGATTTCCATACAGATCAGTAACTTTTCTGAGGTTATCCCAAAGTTTGTTACAAAAGGTACTGCTTACATAAACAGCTTGCGAACCTTTGCGGATGAGAAACTGAACATTGATCGGCAGCGGCAGGTATCGGAAATTCAAAAGTACCTGAATCAGGCTCTGGCTGAGGGAGGAACCATCCTGACAACAACGTTACTGGCGACTACCAGCATTATTACGAACCTCTTTCTGATCTTGCTATTTGCCTTCTTTTTCCTGCTTTACCGTGATTTCTTTCGCTCTTTTTTCTACAAAGTATTTGAAGATGCGCGTCGGTCGAAGATTGACGATGTCATGAGCCGGATTTATGAGGTGGTAAAAGATTACCTGGCCGGTCTTGTACTGGTCATCCTTATTATTGGTACGCTGATGACGGTCGGGCTGCTCATTCTTGGCGTCGACTACGCTGTGTTTTTTGGTTTCTTCGGAGCCTGCTTGGTGCTTATTCCCTACTTTGGTATCTCAATGGGTTCGTTGCTCCCGGCGGCCTACACCCTTGTAACGCAGGATAATCCCATCAAGGCATTGGGCGTCATTGGGGTTTTTCTGTTTGTGCAGACCTTGGAGGGAAATTTCATCACTCCTTATATCGTCGGTTCGAAAGTCAGTATTAATCCGCTGGCGGCCATCATCGTCCTGATCTTATGGGAAAACGTTTGGGGGCTTCCGGGTCTTGTGCTGGCCTTACCCATGACGGCCATCCTGAAGGTTATATTCGACTCGGTTGAGGCACTTAAACCGTATGGATTCCTGATTGGCGAAGCCGAGAAGCCACGCCCGCCCATCAAGAACTTTCATGAATTTACGGAACAACTGCCCAGGCGAGCTAAGAAGGTAGGGAAAGTGGAGGAGAAAAATTAA
- a CDS encoding response regulator transcription factor, giving the protein MSAAKAAQPLHRVLVVDDDADIVEMLEYNLDKEGYDVRTATDGRKAVEIAKTYMPELVLLDIMMPHMDGIEAGRQLRNIPELRQTFILYLTARSEEYSEVAAFDVGADDYITKPIKPRALMSRINALFRREAQKADPGEQIAIADLLINRKNYSVSQNDKSVILPKKEFELLFFLAQHPNKVCSREELLQKIWGADIYVLERTVDVHIRKLREKIGDTHIRTLKGVGYMFTDQPE; this is encoded by the coding sequence ATGAGTGCTGCTAAGGCTGCTCAACCTCTACACCGCGTTTTAGTCGTTGACGACGACGCCGATATTGTGGAGATGCTCGAATATAATCTAGACAAGGAGGGCTATGACGTCCGTACCGCAACCGACGGCCGCAAAGCCGTTGAAATCGCCAAGACATATATGCCCGAGTTGGTTCTACTCGATATTATGATGCCCCATATGGACGGCATTGAAGCCGGACGCCAGTTGCGCAATATACCCGAATTGCGTCAGACGTTCATCCTTTATTTAACAGCCCGTTCGGAGGAATATTCCGAAGTAGCTGCTTTCGATGTGGGTGCCGACGACTACATTACCAAGCCCATTAAGCCCCGTGCCCTGATGAGCCGCATTAACGCGCTGTTCCGGCGCGAAGCGCAGAAAGCCGACCCCGGCGAACAGATTGCCATTGCCGATCTGCTGATCAACCGCAAAAATTATTCCGTTAGTCAGAATGACAAATCGGTGATTTTGCCAAAGAAGGAATTTGAACTCCTGTTTTTTCTGGCCCAACATCCCAATAAAGTTTGTAGCCGGGAGGAGTTGCTACAAAAAATATGGGGTGCCGATATTTACGTGCTCGAACGCACGGTAGACGTTCATATCCGTAAGCTTCGCGAAAAAATCGGTGATACCCACATTCGTACCCTGAAGGGCGTTGGGTATATGTTTACCGACCAACCTGAATAA
- a CDS encoding sensor histidine kinase produces MSLSPRLIALLLACLISALTLAFLTFVEGVTSTMLFVVGISSFIISFFLVFYAIELLVFREVNKMYKTIHKLKIRDFNISRKSIIKNTNPFKKLNDEIFVYVARKQKEIDELKRLELFRREFLADVSHELKTPIFAAQGFIHTLIDGAVDDEKVRDKFLAKAARSLDGLDALVKDLVALSQLETGEVRMNFERVDLTHITQDIFEQLEKFAHAKQTSLQLKSFHAGPVWVKADAQRITQVMTNLIENAVKYGNENGRVQVNFEDDKKSILVSIRDDGPGIPPEHLSRIFERFYRVEKSRSKDRGGTGLGLAIVKHILNAHKAKISVMSKVDRGTTFRFKLERMD; encoded by the coding sequence ATGTCCCTAAGTCCCCGCCTGATTGCACTGTTGCTGGCCTGCCTGATTTCGGCACTGACCCTGGCGTTTCTGACGTTTGTGGAGGGCGTTACCAGCACCATGCTCTTTGTGGTAGGTATTTCGTCGTTTATTATTTCTTTTTTTCTGGTCTTCTACGCCATTGAACTCCTTGTATTTCGGGAAGTCAACAAGATGTACAAGACCATTCATAAATTAAAAATTCGCGACTTTAACATCTCCCGGAAGTCGATCATCAAGAATACAAATCCGTTCAAGAAACTCAACGATGAAATTTTTGTGTATGTGGCCCGGAAGCAAAAGGAAATTGACGAATTAAAGCGGCTGGAACTCTTCCGGCGGGAGTTTCTGGCCGATGTATCGCACGAATTAAAGACGCCGATCTTTGCCGCTCAGGGTTTTATTCATACCCTGATCGACGGGGCCGTAGACGATGAAAAAGTGCGGGACAAGTTTCTGGCCAAAGCCGCCAGAAGCCTCGATGGTCTCGATGCGCTGGTCAAAGACCTGGTCGCCCTTTCCCAACTGGAAACGGGGGAAGTGCGCATGAACTTCGAACGGGTCGACCTGACGCACATTACGCAGGATATTTTTGAGCAGTTAGAGAAGTTTGCGCATGCTAAACAGACGTCGCTTCAGTTAAAAAGCTTTCACGCTGGACCCGTATGGGTAAAAGCCGACGCACAGCGAATTACGCAGGTAATGACAAACCTGATCGAAAACGCAGTAAAATACGGCAATGAAAACGGCCGGGTTCAGGTGAATTTCGAAGACGACAAAAAGTCTATACTTGTATCCATCCGCGACGACGGGCCCGGTATTCCGCCTGAACACCTGAGCCGTATCTTCGAACGCTTCTACCGGGTTGAAAAGAGCCGCTCTAAAGATCGGGGCGGCACGGGCCTGGGCCTGGCAATCGTCAAACATATTCTAAACGCCCATAAAGCCAAGATTTCCGTGATGAGCAAAGTAGATCGCGGCACCACATTCCGGTTTAAGCTGGAACGGATGGACTAA
- a CDS encoding aspartyl protease family protein: MKTLALIIGLLGMCAVAWGDDQERRAAKAKDRTPDKERYGFFIADNRSWTRIPFQLHSNLIIVPVSVNGSDTLRFILDTGVSNTIITDPGAFRKKPLTLTRKVKISGAGEGGSLTASIAIDNVLMMGGLRAAHHNLVILDEDILRLSEYVGTPVHGIFGYEIFANFVVNVDFQRREITLMKPEKYSYKKRKGDRYPITIQDTKAYTDALSVFDGEKNLPLRVVLDTGAGHALLLDRSRSTASMPMPVKSIRAQLGRGLNGVINGVMGRIQKVRFGRYELDNILASFPDSLGFGMKLVDMPERQGNVGCELLRRFNVTFNYPDRYIVMKPIKRLLKESFEHDMSGMELRAKGERFRNYYVDKVVAGSPADLAGLVEGDEVLFVNNSSANELTVSDIYKILQKGEGKEVSILVRRNGQIIVTSFVLKRLI, encoded by the coding sequence ATGAAAACGCTGGCATTGATAATCGGGCTATTAGGCATGTGCGCCGTTGCCTGGGGAGATGATCAGGAGCGCAGAGCCGCCAAAGCGAAGGATCGTACACCGGATAAGGAGCGTTATGGATTTTTCATTGCCGACAATCGCTCCTGGACGCGAATTCCGTTTCAACTCCATTCGAACCTCATTATCGTTCCAGTTAGTGTCAACGGATCGGATACGCTCCGATTCATCCTGGATACGGGCGTTAGCAATACCATTATCACTGATCCTGGCGCTTTTCGTAAAAAGCCGCTCACACTGACACGCAAAGTCAAAATCAGTGGAGCCGGAGAGGGAGGGAGCCTAACAGCCTCTATTGCTATTGATAACGTATTGATGATGGGTGGCCTACGGGCAGCACACCATAACCTGGTAATTCTGGATGAAGATATTCTAAGGTTATCGGAGTACGTAGGGACGCCTGTCCACGGCATTTTTGGCTACGAGATCTTCGCCAACTTCGTCGTAAACGTGGATTTCCAACGGCGCGAAATAACCTTGATGAAGCCGGAGAAGTATAGCTACAAGAAGCGTAAAGGTGACCGGTATCCAATCACTATTCAGGATACAAAAGCCTACACAGATGCGCTGTCTGTATTTGACGGGGAAAAGAATCTGCCGCTACGGGTTGTGCTGGATACAGGCGCCGGACATGCGCTGTTGCTTGATCGCTCGCGGAGTACGGCCTCTATGCCCATGCCTGTAAAAAGTATTCGGGCACAATTGGGGCGGGGCCTCAACGGCGTCATTAATGGCGTCATGGGACGAATTCAGAAAGTCCGGTTTGGTCGCTACGAACTGGATAATATTCTGGCATCGTTTCCCGATAGCCTCGGATTTGGTATGAAGCTGGTCGATATGCCCGAGCGACAGGGAAACGTGGGCTGTGAGTTACTCCGCCGTTTCAACGTCACCTTCAACTACCCAGATCGTTATATCGTCATGAAGCCCATCAAGCGGCTTTTGAAAGAGTCCTTCGAGCATGACATGAGCGGCATGGAGCTACGTGCCAAAGGCGAACGGTTCCGTAATTATTACGTAGATAAAGTTGTGGCGGGGTCTCCTGCTGATCTGGCCGGTTTAGTGGAAGGTGATGAAGTATTATTTGTCAATAACAGCTCCGCCAATGAGTTGACCGTTAGTGACATCTATAAAATACTTCAAAAGGGAGAAGGCAAAGAGGTGTCTATTCTGGTTCGGCGCAACGGCCAGATTATCGTGACCAGCTTTGTACTAAAGCGACTGATCTAA
- the tpiA gene encoding triose-phosphate isomerase has protein sequence MRKKIVAGNWKMNKTSEEAKALLSEVINMVKDEVTGDVEVVLCPPALYLATARQYVTAGGKVALGAQNCHEKASGAYTGEISAPMLQSIGVEYVILGHSERRQYFNETNAQLAEKVNVALENGLKPIFCCGESRDLRENGDFIGFVKDQITESLFHLSAESFANIVIAYEPIWAIGTGLTASSAQAQDMHFELRQHIASQYGDTVAQDTTILYGGSANAQNAEELFARPDVDGGLIGGASLKSRDFLTVVKAAQ, from the coding sequence ATGCGTAAGAAAATCGTTGCTGGCAACTGGAAAATGAACAAGACATCCGAAGAAGCGAAAGCGCTGCTATCGGAAGTAATCAATATGGTGAAAGATGAGGTTACGGGCGATGTGGAAGTCGTACTATGTCCTCCAGCTTTATACCTGGCTACTGCCCGGCAATACGTAACAGCAGGTGGCAAGGTTGCGCTGGGTGCCCAAAACTGCCATGAGAAAGCATCGGGTGCCTACACCGGCGAAATTTCGGCGCCTATGCTCCAATCCATTGGCGTTGAATACGTTATTCTGGGTCATAGCGAACGGCGGCAATATTTTAACGAAACGAATGCACAACTGGCGGAGAAAGTAAACGTAGCTCTTGAGAATGGCCTGAAGCCTATTTTCTGCTGCGGAGAATCCCGCGATCTGCGCGAGAACGGCGATTTCATCGGCTTTGTAAAAGACCAGATTACCGAAAGTCTCTTTCATCTTTCGGCGGAGTCGTTTGCCAATATCGTTATTGCCTACGAACCAATCTGGGCTATTGGCACTGGCTTGACGGCCTCGTCAGCACAGGCCCAGGACATGCACTTTGAATTACGTCAGCATATTGCCAGCCAATATGGTGACACGGTAGCGCAGGATACAACGATTTTGTATGGAGGCAGCGCCAACGCACAAAATGCTGAAGAGCTTTTCGCTCGCCCCGATGTGGATGGCGGCCTCATTGGCGGAGCCTCCCTCAAATCCCGTGATTTTCTGACTGTAGTGAAAGCTGCGCAATAA
- a CDS encoding cupin domain-containing protein — protein sequence MTAAYYVDKFSMQPHPEGGYFVETYRSAELIPKAALPGRFSGARSFGTAIYFLLESHHVSALHRIASDEIWHFYAGGTLDIFVITPTGELSVICLGNKPEQGEVYQAVVPAGCWFGSKPAPGTDFSLVGCTVAPGFDFTDFEMASQEDLFHEFPQHRQVIEKLAKPGYM from the coding sequence ATGACAGCTGCTTATTACGTCGATAAGTTTTCCATGCAGCCCCATCCTGAGGGCGGTTACTTTGTTGAAACGTATCGTTCTGCCGAGTTAATTCCGAAAGCCGCGTTGCCCGGCCGGTTCAGTGGCGCGCGTTCGTTTGGCACCGCTATTTATTTCCTCCTTGAAAGCCACCACGTTTCGGCTCTTCACCGCATTGCCTCCGACGAAATCTGGCACTTCTACGCTGGAGGAACGCTTGACATTTTTGTTATCACCCCAACTGGTGAATTAAGCGTTATTTGCTTAGGTAACAAGCCAGAACAGGGTGAGGTATATCAGGCTGTTGTGCCAGCGGGTTGCTGGTTTGGCTCAAAGCCTGCGCCGGGCACCGACTTCTCTTTGGTAGGCTGCACGGTAGCTCCCGGCTTCGACTTTACCGACTTTGAGATGGCCAGTCAGGAAGACTTATTTCATGAATTCCCACAACACAGGCAGGTAATTGAGAAGTTAGCTAAACCTGGATACATGTGA